In Janthinobacterium sp. J1-1, a single genomic region encodes these proteins:
- the recC gene encoding exodeoxyribonuclease V subunit gamma, with product MHTPITPGLLILHGNQLEHLRAAVFQWLRNHPLAPLETDIFLVQSNGVAEWLKIALAEEMGVCAATRIALPARLLWESYRGMLGRERVPRVSPFDKSPLTWRLMRLLPSLLADPVFAPLRYFLADGDCERRLQLAERLADLFDQYQVYRADWLADWAAGRNVLKTARGDAVALKEEQLWQPQLWRAVNADVEAFERDTGRADIHDAFLAAIAAGELPAGKLPRRVVLFGVSALPYQTLQALAALARHTQVVLAVPNPCQYYWGDIIEGRDLLRASYKRQQQRNGQDLAQLPLEELHAHSHPLLASWGRQGRDFIRMLDEFDEQAHAEGRDDSLRIDLFGEEQGVTLLQQVQVAIRELRPLAEHEQVPPEEDDRSIEFHITHSVQREVEVLHDQLLAMFAHSSQTGLRPRDVVVMVPDIDVFTAAIHAVFGQHRRTDARFIPFEIGDVKDRSVNPLLVALEWLLQLPLQRCRQSEVRDLLDVPALAARFGLQGDDLDTLGAWIEGAGVRWGLDREHRAGLGLGAAGEQNAWIFGVRRMLLGYASGGGASFDGIEPYAEVGGLDAALAGSLAQLVEALLHWRAVLAQSRTPAQWGVQARALLARFFEAGDEGDRLTLAQLEGALQGWLETCEHAGFVETVPLDVLRVAWLGALDEPTLNHQFVSGGVTFCTLMPMRAVPFRVVCLLGMNDGDFPRRAPKADFDLLALPGMARPGDRSRRDDDRYLMLEALLAARDKLYVSWVGRNVRDNSEQPPSVLVSQLRDYLAAGWSLDRDLNTLTTAHALQPFSRRYFEDGGLLTYAGEWRIAHAEAGQSPDLLALGPYELDPGTRLSLGELASFVRQPVKYFFRRRLSVHFADAAMLGEDEEPFGLNALERYLLEDTMLDDGGAQEVLADVRAGLQARADKLAREGVLPIGLIGRQVQEQLVEALVPVRSAWLSLRASFPEAAAKRAIALPFGELLVEDWLDKLRGNDGETAWLEQISSKVMDKSGLARGDKLMLMWLRQLAAAAIGFPVTGYLVARDAIVSMAPLDPAASRAALATLLALWREGMNHPLPTACKTGLALVQEGDPRAVYDGGFEIGGEREELCLARLWPEFSALAAEEAWQDCTRELYGPLADWLREHVILDPIGAPDGAGEEP from the coding sequence ATGCACACTCCCATCACGCCTGGCCTGTTGATTTTGCACGGCAACCAGCTGGAACACCTGCGCGCCGCCGTCTTCCAGTGGCTGCGCAATCATCCGCTGGCGCCGCTGGAAACCGATATCTTCCTGGTGCAGTCGAACGGCGTGGCCGAATGGCTGAAAATCGCGCTGGCCGAGGAAATGGGCGTGTGCGCCGCCACCCGCATCGCCCTGCCGGCGCGCCTGCTGTGGGAAAGCTACCGCGGCATGCTGGGCCGCGAGCGCGTGCCGCGCGTGTCGCCGTTCGATAAATCTCCGCTCACCTGGCGTCTGATGCGGCTGCTGCCGTCCCTGCTGGCCGACCCTGTTTTTGCGCCGCTGCGCTACTTCCTGGCCGATGGCGATTGCGAACGGCGGCTGCAGCTGGCCGAACGCCTGGCCGATCTGTTCGACCAGTACCAGGTGTACCGCGCCGACTGGCTGGCCGACTGGGCGGCCGGGCGCAATGTGCTGAAAACGGCGCGCGGCGACGCTGTCGCACTCAAGGAAGAGCAGTTGTGGCAGCCGCAGCTGTGGCGCGCCGTCAACGCCGACGTCGAGGCGTTCGAGCGCGACACGGGCCGCGCCGATATCCACGACGCCTTCCTGGCGGCGATCGCCGCCGGCGAACTGCCTGCCGGCAAGCTGCCGCGCCGGGTGGTGCTGTTCGGCGTGTCGGCCTTGCCGTATCAAACCCTGCAGGCGCTGGCGGCGCTGGCGCGCCACACGCAGGTGGTGCTGGCCGTGCCCAACCCCTGCCAGTACTACTGGGGCGACATCATCGAAGGGCGCGACCTGCTGCGCGCCAGCTACAAGCGCCAGCAGCAGCGCAACGGCCAGGATCTGGCGCAGCTGCCGCTGGAAGAACTGCATGCGCACAGCCATCCGCTGCTGGCCAGCTGGGGCCGGCAAGGGCGCGACTTTATCCGCATGCTCGACGAATTCGACGAACAGGCGCACGCCGAAGGGCGCGACGACAGCCTGCGCATCGACCTGTTCGGCGAAGAGCAGGGCGTCACGTTATTACAGCAGGTGCAAGTCGCCATCCGCGAACTGCGTCCCCTGGCAGAACATGAGCAGGTGCCGCCCGAGGAGGATGACCGCTCGATCGAATTTCACATCACGCACAGCGTGCAGCGCGAAGTCGAGGTGCTGCACGACCAGCTGCTGGCGATGTTTGCGCACAGCAGCCAGACCGGCCTGCGCCCGCGCGACGTGGTGGTGATGGTGCCTGACATCGATGTGTTCACGGCGGCGATCCACGCCGTCTTCGGCCAGCACCGCCGCACGGACGCACGCTTTATTCCGTTCGAGATCGGCGACGTCAAGGACCGCAGCGTCAATCCGCTGCTGGTCGCCCTGGAATGGCTGCTGCAACTGCCGCTGCAGCGCTGCCGCCAGAGCGAGGTGCGCGACTTGCTCGATGTGCCGGCGCTGGCCGCGCGCTTCGGCCTGCAGGGCGACGATCTCGACACCCTGGGCGCGTGGATCGAAGGGGCCGGCGTGCGCTGGGGCCTGGACCGCGAACACCGCGCCGGCCTGGGCCTGGGCGCGGCCGGCGAGCAGAATGCCTGGATCTTCGGCGTGCGGCGCATGCTGCTCGGCTACGCCAGTGGCGGCGGCGCCAGTTTCGACGGCATCGAGCCGTACGCGGAAGTCGGCGGCCTGGACGCCGCGCTGGCGGGCTCCTTGGCGCAGCTGGTCGAGGCGCTCTTGCACTGGCGCGCCGTGCTGGCGCAATCGCGCACGCCGGCGCAATGGGGCGTGCAGGCGAGGGCGCTGCTGGCGCGCTTTTTCGAGGCCGGCGACGAGGGCGACCGCCTGACCCTGGCGCAGCTGGAGGGCGCGCTGCAGGGCTGGCTGGAAACCTGCGAACATGCGGGCTTTGTCGAGACGGTGCCGCTCGACGTCTTGCGCGTGGCCTGGCTGGGCGCGCTCGACGAGCCGACCCTGAACCACCAGTTCGTTTCCGGTGGCGTGACCTTCTGCACCCTGATGCCGATGCGCGCCGTGCCGTTTCGCGTGGTATGCCTGCTGGGCATGAACGACGGCGACTTCCCGCGCCGCGCGCCGAAAGCCGATTTCGATTTGCTGGCGCTGCCCGGCATGGCGCGCCCGGGCGACCGCTCGCGCCGCGACGACGACCGCTACCTGATGCTCGAAGCCCTGCTGGCGGCGCGCGATAAATTGTATGTCAGCTGGGTCGGGCGCAATGTGCGCGACAATTCCGAGCAGCCGCCTTCGGTGCTGGTGTCGCAGTTGCGCGACTACCTGGCCGCCGGCTGGTCGCTCGACCGTGATTTGAACACGCTGACCACCGCGCATGCGCTGCAGCCGTTCAGCCGCCGCTATTTCGAGGATGGCGGCTTGCTGACCTATGCCGGCGAATGGCGGATCGCCCATGCCGAGGCCGGCCAGTCGCCCGACCTGCTGGCGCTGGGGCCCTACGAACTCGATCCTGGCACCCGGCTGAGCCTGGGCGAACTGGCCAGTTTCGTGCGCCAGCCCGTCAAGTATTTTTTCCGCCGCCGCCTCAGCGTGCACTTTGCCGACGCCGCCATGCTGGGCGAGGACGAAGAACCGTTCGGCCTGAATGCCCTGGAGCGTTATCTGCTGGAAGACACCATGCTCGATGATGGCGGCGCGCAGGAAGTGCTGGCGGACGTGCGCGCCGGTTTGCAGGCGCGCGCCGACAAGCTGGCGCGCGAAGGCGTGCTGCCGATCGGCCTGATCGGCCGGCAGGTGCAGGAGCAGCTGGTCGAGGCGCTGGTGCCGGTGCGCAGCGCCTGGCTGTCCTTGCGCGCCTCGTTTCCCGAGGCGGCCGCCAAGCGCGCCATCGCGCTGCCGTTCGGCGAGCTGCTGGTGGAGGACTGGCTCGACAAATTGCGCGGCAACGATGGTGAAACGGCCTGGCTGGAGCAGATCTCGTCCAAGGTGATGGACAAGTCCGGCCTGGCGCGTGGCGACAAACTGATGCTGATGTGGCTGCGCCAGCTGGCCGCCGCCGCGATTGGTTTCCCCGTCACCGGTTACCTGGTGGCGCGCGACGCCATCGTCAGCATGGCGCCGCTCGACCCGGCCGCCTCGCGCGCGGCGCTGGCCACCTTGCTGGCGCTGTGGCGCGAAGGCATGAACCACCCGCTGCCGACGGCCTGCAAGACGGGCCTGGCGCTGGTGCAGGAGGGCGATCCGCGCGCCGTGTATGACGGCGGCTTCGAGATTGGCGGCGAGCGCGAGGAACTGTGCCTGGCCCGCTTGTGGCCCGAATTTTCCGCGCTGGCGGCCGAGGAGGCGTGGCAGGACTGCACGCGCGAGCTGTACGGCCCGCTGGCCGACTGGCTGCGCGAGCATGTCATCCTGGACCCGATAGGCGCGCCGGACGGCGCGGGAGAAGAACCATGA
- the recB gene encoding exodeoxyribonuclease V subunit beta, whose amino-acid sequence MTSHLLNPLAFPLHGSRLIEASAGTGKTWTIAALYVRLVLGHGDDDTAFSRPLLPADILVMTFTRAATRELSNRVRERLIEAAAYFRNESDGSDPFLDALLDSYPDDSARQKAAHRLMLAAETMDEAAIFTIDAWCQRMLREHAFDSGSLFDEELVSDEQALFEDAAHDYWRQQVYPLREQALAVLLDCWPDVAALKNAVRDLARRPGMMGLGGEEALSSLIAREQQALVTQLAGLKQGWVARANAMEAWIAGHRAANPKCFNGVKMKPDNLAKWFDGLRRWAQDPLLLMPAITAKAWERLTPAGIEDAFAKSFTASVPECFEHTEQLGLDLAAITPLAHTLHLHAAARIAHRMDKLKRQSRQFGFADMLQRLHDALAGENGAALRQRIVEQYPLAMVDEFQDTAPAQYQIFNLLYRIADNDPAQGLFLIGDPKQSIYGFRGADIQSYLAARRATEGRHYQLGTNYRSTAPLVAAVNQLFLHAERPEVPLGAFRYRTPDANPLPFEAVAAKGRDEQLVNADGALPALLAACASDESLRGDTYRAYFADHCAEHIVAMLNDPQAGFDGPDGFARLQPADIAVLVRDRKEAGAIRRALARRRVASVYLSDKDSVIDSEEAADVLRWLAALANPLDGGLARAAFATRTIALPLGELARLSSDELEWERRIEQLKALHLIWQRQGVLAMLRRFIHELQLPAMLLQQTGGERRLTNLLHLAELLQSASRQLDGEQALIRWLAEQIEGGGESGDERVLRLESDAELVKVITVHKSKGLEYPLVYLPFAVTARKAEKRNRSFVDYADENGERHLDLSLSDEAMAFVEEARIEEDLRLLYVALTRARHFLWLGVAALAARKAGENTLHESALGYLLTGGDKLPGEQLQQRWHEVCGGCDAIAIASLAQPGPATLLNRIEHRPELREAPQFTGRFERDWSVGSFTSLTRQIGAVASHVPQRALEETLLEDGTGVAPAPSLPAPHTADSPWHRFPRGSMPGNFLHEQLEWMGGEGFDCVHDATFDARLAARCERAGWGNRQEDAIAWLREVAITPLPLLDASLAQLGSTLPEMEFWFPSEHLATEALDQLCTRLLLDGAPRPVLPRRQLHGMLKGFADLVIEREGRYWVLDYKSNALGNNDASYHTEALAAGMAQHRYDIQGAIYMLALHRLLKSRLGEHYDPARQLGGAIFLFLRGIANPDTHGCYWLAPQLELLDGLDQLLEDTHA is encoded by the coding sequence ATGACCAGCCATCTGCTCAACCCGCTGGCATTTCCGCTGCACGGCTCGCGCCTGATCGAGGCGTCCGCCGGCACCGGCAAGACCTGGACCATCGCCGCGCTGTATGTGCGGCTGGTATTGGGCCATGGCGACGACGACACGGCTTTTTCGCGCCCGCTGCTGCCGGCCGATATCCTGGTGATGACGTTTACCCGCGCCGCCACGCGCGAGCTGTCGAACCGGGTGCGCGAGCGCCTGATCGAGGCGGCCGCTTATTTCCGCAATGAGTCCGATGGCAGCGATCCTTTTCTCGACGCGCTGCTCGATTCCTACCCGGACGACAGCGCGCGGCAAAAGGCGGCGCACCGGCTGATGCTGGCCGCCGAGACCATGGACGAGGCGGCGATCTTCACCATCGACGCCTGGTGCCAGCGCATGCTGCGCGAACACGCGTTCGACAGCGGCAGCCTGTTCGACGAAGAATTGGTCAGCGACGAGCAGGCGCTGTTCGAGGATGCGGCCCACGATTACTGGCGCCAGCAGGTCTACCCCCTGCGCGAGCAGGCGCTGGCCGTGCTGCTCGACTGCTGGCCCGATGTGGCGGCGCTGAAAAATGCCGTGCGCGACCTGGCGCGCCGGCCCGGCATGATGGGCCTCGGCGGCGAGGAAGCCTTGTCCTCGCTGATAGCCCGCGAACAGCAGGCTTTGGTGACGCAGCTGGCCGGCCTGAAGCAGGGCTGGGTCGCGCGCGCCAACGCCATGGAGGCGTGGATCGCCGGCCACCGCGCCGCCAATCCCAAATGCTTCAACGGCGTCAAGATGAAACCCGATAACCTGGCAAAATGGTTCGACGGCCTGCGCCGCTGGGCGCAAGATCCCTTGCTGCTGATGCCGGCGATTACCGCCAAGGCCTGGGAGCGTTTGACGCCCGCCGGCATCGAGGACGCGTTCGCCAAGAGTTTCACGGCCAGCGTGCCCGAGTGCTTCGAGCACACCGAGCAGCTGGGGCTGGATCTCGCGGCCATCACGCCGCTGGCGCATACCCTGCACCTGCACGCGGCGGCAAGGATCGCGCACCGCATGGACAAGCTCAAGCGCCAGTCGCGCCAGTTCGGCTTTGCCGACATGCTGCAGCGCCTGCACGACGCGCTGGCCGGCGAGAACGGCGCCGCGCTGCGCCAGCGCATCGTGGAACAATATCCGCTGGCGATGGTCGACGAATTCCAGGATACGGCACCCGCCCAGTACCAGATTTTCAACCTGCTGTACCGGATTGCCGACAACGATCCGGCCCAGGGACTGTTCCTGATCGGCGACCCGAAACAGTCGATCTACGGTTTTCGCGGGGCAGATATTCAAAGCTACCTGGCGGCGCGCCGCGCCACCGAGGGCCGCCACTACCAGCTGGGCACCAACTACCGCTCGACGGCGCCGCTGGTGGCCGCTGTCAACCAGCTGTTTTTGCACGCCGAGCGGCCGGAGGTGCCGTTGGGCGCCTTCCGCTACCGCACGCCGGACGCCAATCCGCTGCCGTTCGAGGCGGTCGCTGCCAAGGGGCGCGACGAACAACTGGTGAATGCGGACGGCGCGCTGCCGGCCCTGCTGGCCGCCTGCGCCAGCGACGAGTCGCTGCGCGGCGATACTTACCGCGCGTATTTTGCCGACCACTGCGCCGAGCATATCGTCGCCATGCTGAACGACCCGCAAGCGGGTTTTGACGGCCCCGATGGCTTTGCGCGCCTGCAGCCGGCCGATATCGCGGTGCTGGTGCGCGACCGCAAGGAGGCCGGCGCGATCCGCCGCGCATTGGCGCGCCGGCGCGTGGCCAGCGTGTATTTGTCCGACAAGGATTCCGTGATCGACAGCGAAGAAGCGGCCGATGTCCTGCGCTGGCTGGCGGCGCTGGCCAATCCGCTCGATGGCGGCCTGGCGCGCGCCGCGTTTGCCACCCGCACCATCGCCCTGCCGCTGGGTGAATTGGCGCGCCTGTCGAGCGACGAGCTGGAATGGGAACGCCGCATCGAACAACTGAAGGCGCTGCACCTGATCTGGCAGCGCCAGGGCGTGCTGGCCATGCTGCGCCGCTTTATCCACGAGCTGCAACTGCCGGCCATGCTGCTGCAGCAGACGGGCGGCGAGCGCCGGCTGACCAATCTGCTGCACCTGGCCGAACTGCTGCAATCGGCCAGCCGCCAGCTCGATGGCGAGCAGGCGCTGATACGCTGGCTGGCCGAGCAGATCGAGGGCGGCGGCGAGAGCGGCGACGAGCGCGTGCTGCGGCTGGAAAGCGACGCCGAGCTGGTGAAAGTGATCACCGTGCACAAGTCGAAGGGCCTGGAATATCCGCTGGTCTACCTGCCGTTTGCCGTCACGGCGCGCAAGGCCGAAAAACGCAACCGCAGCTTTGTCGACTATGCGGACGAGAATGGCGAGCGCCACCTGGACCTGTCGCTGTCGGACGAGGCGATGGCCTTTGTCGAGGAAGCGCGCATCGAGGAAGACTTGCGCCTGCTGTACGTGGCGCTGACGCGCGCACGCCATTTTCTGTGGCTGGGCGTGGCCGCGCTGGCGGCGCGCAAGGCGGGCGAGAATACCCTGCACGAATCGGCGCTCGGCTATCTGCTGACGGGCGGTGACAAGCTGCCGGGCGAGCAGCTGCAGCAGCGCTGGCACGAGGTGTGCGGTGGCTGCGACGCGATCGCGATTGCCAGCCTGGCGCAGCCCGGGCCCGCCACCTTGTTGAACCGCATCGAGCATCGACCCGAATTGCGCGAAGCGCCGCAATTCACGGGCCGCTTCGAGCGCGACTGGTCGGTCGGCAGTTTTACCTCGCTGACGCGCCAGATTGGCGCCGTGGCCAGCCATGTGCCGCAGCGGGCGCTGGAAGAAACCTTGCTAGAAGACGGTACAGGCGTGGCGCCGGCCCCCAGCCTGCCGGCGCCGCACACGGCCGACTCGCCGTGGCACCGTTTTCCGCGCGGCTCGATGCCCGGCAATTTCCTGCACGAGCAGCTCGAATGGATGGGCGGCGAAGGCTTCGATTGCGTGCATGACGCCACCTTCGATGCGCGCCTGGCCGCGCGCTGCGAGCGGGCTGGCTGGGGCAATCGCCAAGAGGACGCCATCGCCTGGTTGCGCGAGGTGGCCATCACGCCGCTGCCGCTGCTGGACGCCTCCCTGGCGCAGCTGGGCAGCACCTTGCCGGAGATGGAATTCTGGTTTCCCAGCGAGCACCTGGCCACCGAGGCGCTCGACCAGCTGTGCACGCGCTTGTTGCTCGATGGCGCGCCGCGCCCGGTGCTGCCGCGCCGCCAGCTGCACGGCATGCTGAAAGGCTTTGCCGACCTGGTGATCGAGCGCGAAGGGCGCTACTGGGTGCTCGACTACAAATCGAATGCCCTCGGCAATAACGACGCGAGCTACCACACCGAGGCGCTGGCGGCCGGCATGGCCCAGCACCGCTACGATATCCAGGGCGCCATCTATATGCTGGCGCTGCACCGGCTGCTGAAAAGCCGGCTGGGTGAACACTACGATCCGGCGCGCCAGCTGGGCGGGGCGATTTTCCTGTTCTTGCGCGGCATCGCCAATCCGGACACGCACGGCTGCTACTGGCTGGCGCCGCAGCTGGAACTGCTGGACGGCCTGGATCAATTACTGGAAGATACGCATGCATAG
- the recD gene encoding exodeoxyribonuclease V subunit alpha: MHSTTVEPLLAFFDGLADAGQVRRLGAAFARFVGSLAQDQVQASDAPALAVACVVLSELEGRGHSCVMLAELAHAPSQLMGWTDEQWQAVLAVSGPLPATLEDWCALLARAPQVWSAGVADTHQPLVLDGERLYLRRYWRDETAVGMAIATRAATVVAPPLPQVRQWLDVLFDRPPEGGGPDWQKVACAIALRGKVAIITGGPGTGKTYTVASLLTLLFAVSPQPEQLRIALAAPTGKAAARLKQSIDQALAGLAEKVGAAAGNALPLLALAQRMGAARTLHSLLGARPGTRAFAHHAGNQLDVDVLIVDEASMVHLEMMASVLDALPSTAILILLGDKDQLASVEAGAVLGDLCHDAQAGGYDAATIAYAQAASGVVIPAGFAGDAGALAQQTVMLRHSHRFGGPIGELAQAVNDGRPDLAKACFANDAEGKVAWKVPAQPEEVLRLALGGREGAPGGYRPYLELVNAGSEGHFDHDDWVRGVLRSFEAFRILCAVRDGEWGVAGLNTAIELRLEREGLLRRAEWYVGRPVMVTRNDYGTGVFNGDIGLTLRDPSRPASLRVYFLEGDKVRSVLATRLRQVETAFAMTVHKSQGSEFRHTVLVLPQEGGAMLARELVYTGITRARDFFTLVSPTQAVLFDAILRRTQRASGLRGLIAQSP; this comes from the coding sequence ATGCATAGCACCACCGTGGAACCCTTGCTGGCCTTTTTCGATGGCCTGGCCGATGCGGGCCAGGTGCGCCGCCTGGGCGCGGCCTTTGCGCGCTTTGTCGGCAGCCTGGCACAGGACCAGGTGCAGGCGTCCGATGCACCGGCGCTGGCGGTCGCCTGCGTGGTGCTGTCGGAACTGGAAGGGCGCGGCCACAGCTGCGTGATGCTCGCTGAGCTGGCGCATGCGCCGTCGCAGCTGATGGGCTGGACGGACGAACAATGGCAGGCCGTGCTGGCCGTCTCCGGGCCGCTGCCCGCCACCCTGGAAGACTGGTGCGCGCTGCTGGCCAGGGCGCCGCAGGTGTGGTCGGCCGGCGTGGCAGACACCCATCAGCCGCTGGTGCTCGACGGCGAACGCCTGTATCTGCGCCGCTACTGGCGCGACGAAACGGCCGTCGGCATGGCGATCGCCACGCGCGCCGCCACCGTCGTGGCGCCCCCATTGCCGCAGGTGCGCCAGTGGCTCGATGTGCTGTTCGACCGGCCACCGGAAGGCGGCGGGCCGGACTGGCAAAAGGTCGCCTGCGCCATCGCCCTGCGCGGCAAGGTGGCCATCATCACGGGCGGGCCGGGCACCGGCAAGACCTATACGGTGGCCAGTCTGCTGACCTTGCTGTTTGCCGTCTCGCCGCAGCCCGAGCAGCTGCGCATCGCGCTGGCCGCGCCCACCGGCAAGGCGGCCGCCCGCCTCAAGCAGTCGATCGACCAGGCGCTGGCGGGACTGGCCGAAAAAGTTGGCGCAGCGGCTGGCAATGCGCTGCCCTTGCTGGCCCTGGCGCAGCGCATGGGCGCCGCGCGTACCCTGCACAGCCTGCTGGGTGCGCGGCCCGGCACGCGCGCGTTTGCCCACCACGCCGGCAACCAGCTCGACGTGGATGTCTTGATCGTCGACGAAGCGTCGATGGTGCACCTGGAGATGATGGCGTCGGTGCTGGACGCCCTGCCGTCCACCGCCATCCTGATCCTGCTGGGCGACAAGGACCAGCTGGCGTCGGTCGAGGCGGGCGCCGTGCTGGGCGACCTGTGCCACGATGCGCAGGCGGGCGGCTACGACGCCGCCACCATCGCCTATGCGCAGGCGGCCAGCGGCGTGGTTATTCCCGCCGGCTTTGCGGGCGATGCCGGCGCGCTGGCGCAGCAGACGGTGATGCTGCGCCACAGCCACCGCTTCGGCGGCCCGATCGGAGAATTGGCGCAGGCCGTCAACGATGGCCGGCCGGACCTGGCGAAAGCCTGTTTTGCCAACGACGCCGAAGGCAAGGTGGCGTGGAAGGTGCCGGCCCAGCCGGAAGAGGTGCTGCGCCTGGCCCTGGGGGGCCGCGAGGGCGCGCCGGGCGGCTACCGGCCCTACCTGGAACTGGTGAATGCGGGCAGTGAAGGTCACTTTGATCATGACGACTGGGTGCGCGGCGTGCTGCGCAGCTTCGAGGCGTTCCGCATTTTATGCGCCGTGCGCGACGGCGAGTGGGGCGTGGCGGGGCTGAATACGGCGATCGAACTGCGCCTCGAAAGGGAGGGCCTGCTGCGCCGCGCCGAATGGTATGTGGGCCGGCCCGTGATGGTCACGCGCAATGACTACGGCACCGGCGTGTTCAATGGCGATATCGGCCTGACCTTGCGCGATCCGTCGCGGCCTGCTTCCTTGCGCGTGTATTTCCTCGAAGGCGACAAGGTGCGCAGCGTGCTGGCCACCCGCCTGCGCCAGGTGGAAACGGCGTTCGCCATGACGGTGCACAAATCGCAGGGTTCGGAATTTCGGCACACGGTGCTGGTGCTGCCGCAGGAGGGCGGCGCCATGCTGGCGCGCGAACTGGTCTACACCGGCATCACGCGCGCGCGCGACTTTTTTACCCTGGTATCGCCGACGCAGGCGGTGCTGTTCGACGCAATTTTGCGCCGCACGCAGCGCGCCAGCGGCTTGCGTGGCCTGATCGCGCAGTCGCCTTAG
- a CDS encoding oxygenase MpaB family protein, giving the protein MLTSLRELMRPPAGMAFDFSQPAGEPALAPPDGVSWRVFANPVSLFIGGAAAVLLELAEPSVRSGVWDHSDFQRDPGKRLRRTGFAAMMTVYGPRSATEKLIARVVRMHGHVEGSTPDGLAYRANDPRLLDWVHATATFGFAEAYHRYVRPFSAGEQDAAFFEALPSARLYGASGAPGSRAEWETLLAATAPRLEGSEILAEFLHIMSGAAILPAPMRWLQRLLMRAAVQMTPEPVRSLPQLRGQGLRRGEATLVRLLARAAMLLPMKQSPPAQAARRLAAQDAPPP; this is encoded by the coding sequence ATGCTTACATCGCTGCGAGAACTGATGCGCCCGCCGGCGGGCATGGCGTTCGACTTCAGCCAGCCGGCGGGAGAACCGGCGCTGGCGCCACCCGATGGCGTCTCCTGGCGCGTATTTGCCAATCCCGTCTCGCTGTTCATCGGCGGCGCGGCGGCGGTGCTGCTCGAACTGGCCGAACCGTCGGTACGTTCAGGCGTCTGGGACCACAGCGACTTCCAGCGCGACCCCGGCAAGCGCCTCAGGCGCACCGGCTTTGCCGCCATGATGACCGTGTATGGCCCGCGCTCGGCGACGGAAAAACTGATCGCGCGCGTGGTGCGCATGCACGGCCACGTGGAGGGCAGCACGCCCGATGGACTGGCCTATCGCGCCAACGATCCCCGGCTGCTCGACTGGGTGCATGCGACGGCCACGTTCGGCTTTGCCGAGGCCTATCACCGCTATGTGCGCCCCTTCAGCGCGGGCGAGCAAGATGCCGCCTTTTTCGAAGCCCTGCCTTCCGCCCGGCTGTATGGCGCCAGCGGCGCGCCGGGTTCGCGGGCCGAATGGGAAACGCTGCTGGCCGCCACCGCGCCACGGCTGGAAGGATCGGAGATCCTGGCCGAGTTCCTGCACATCATGTCCGGCGCGGCCATCCTGCCGGCGCCGATGCGCTGGCTGCAGCGGCTGCTGATGCGCGCCGCCGTGCAGATGACGCCCGAACCGGTGCGCTCGCTGCCGCAACTGCGCGGACAGGGCCTGCGCCGGGGCGAGGCGACGCTGGTGCGCCTGCTGGCGCGGGCGGCCATGCTGCTGCCGATGAAACAGTCGCCGCCGGCGCAGGCGGCCCGGCGGCTGGCGGCGCAGGACGCGCCGCCGCCCTGA
- a CDS encoding LysR substrate-binding domain-containing protein, protein MTFTQLEIFTLVAELRGFSAAAMQLGISQSAVSHALKALEKEMGVDLIVRHQASAELTEVGRQLLLRAREILGLSEAMRQEAADVLGQRQGSLRIGSFGATSSLNLLPAITAQFKQRYPGIELRIDEGADHEVVQWIRERRVDVGFLVLPDERFDTVPLVEDQMMALLPRNHALAGAASVTLAQLCTDPFIMSEAGCAALIEPLFANARLKPDVPYHISQMITIFDMVSRGTGVSIVAEMALPQRLASQYPELVALPLDPPVMRKVGLAVRDRRQNTPATEAFLELARQMAPALAPALAPRREPRR, encoded by the coding sequence ATGACCTTCACGCAACTGGAAATTTTTACCCTGGTGGCCGAGCTGCGCGGCTTTTCCGCCGCCGCCATGCAATTGGGCATCAGCCAGTCGGCCGTCTCGCATGCGTTAAAAGCGCTGGAAAAGGAGATGGGGGTGGACCTGATCGTGCGCCACCAGGCGTCGGCCGAGCTGACCGAGGTGGGCCGCCAGCTGCTGCTGCGCGCGCGCGAAATCCTGGGCCTGTCCGAAGCCATGCGCCAGGAAGCGGCCGATGTGCTGGGCCAGCGCCAGGGTTCCTTGCGCATCGGCTCGTTCGGCGCCACCTCGTCCCTCAATTTGCTGCCGGCGATTACCGCGCAGTTCAAACAGCGCTATCCCGGCATCGAGCTGCGCATCGACGAGGGCGCCGACCATGAGGTGGTGCAGTGGATACGCGAGCGCAGGGTCGACGTGGGTTTCCTGGTGCTGCCCGACGAGCGCTTCGATACGGTGCCGCTGGTGGAAGACCAGATGATGGCGCTGCTGCCGCGCAATCATGCGCTCGCTGGTGCAGCGTCCGTCACGCTGGCGCAGCTGTGCACCGATCCCTTCATCATGTCCGAAGCCGGTTGCGCGGCGCTGATCGAACCGCTGTTCGCCAACGCCCGGCTGAAACCCGACGTGCCCTACCATATCAGCCAGATGATCACCATTTTCGACATGGTCAGCCGCGGCACGGGCGTGTCCATCGTGGCCGAAATGGCGCTGCCGCAGCGCCTGGCCAGCCAGTATCCGGAACTGGTCGCCCTGCCGCTCGACCCACCGGTGATGCGCAAGGTGGGCCTGGCCGTGCGCGACCGGCGCCAGAATACGCCGGCCACCGAGGCCTTCCTGGAACTGGCCAGGCAGATGGCGCCCGCCTTGGCTCCCGCCTTGGCGCCAAGGCGCGAGCCAAGGCGCTGA